The following proteins are encoded in a genomic region of Populus nigra chromosome 16, ddPopNigr1.1, whole genome shotgun sequence:
- the LOC133675789 gene encoding uncharacterized protein LOC133675789, with protein MQSVDENESENKKLKRLRSLSNNMPLTDNTTPQNVEDSILFPIEEIVQSPLPGYVAPTSIGFSADDSLVTCLFSPDHTLSRKVFAFDLKNGKQELFFGPPDGGLDESNISAEEKLRRERLRERGLGVTRYEWVKTGLKKKAIMVPLPAGIYLQELYSPKPELKLPSSSLSPIIDPHISPDGTMLSYVRDNELHVLNFLFNESKQLTHGAQGNTVTHGVAEYIAQEEMDRKNGYWWSLDSQFIAFTQVDSSEIPLFRIMHQGKSSVGSEAQEDHPYPFAGASNVKVHLGVVSVHGGSVTWLDLLCGGTEKPDNEDEYLARINWMHGNILIAQVLNRSHSKLKLIKFDIKAGKKEVIYVEEQFPWINLHDCFTPLDKGITKYSEGFIWASEKTGFRHLYLHDANGTCLGPITEGDWMVEQIAGVNEAAGMIYFTATRDGPLESHLYRAKLFPDEKNALQAPVRLTNGKGKHSVVLDHHLQNFVDIHDSLDCPPRVSLCSLIDGREIMPLFEQAFTIPRFKRLELEPPKIVQIQANDGTILYGALYEPDPTRFGPPPYKTLISVYGGPSVQYVCDSWISTVDMRAQYLRSKGILVWKLDNRGSARRGLKFEGALKGNPGRFDAEDQLTGAEWLIKQGLAKAGHIGLYGWSYGGYMSAMILARFPDVFCCAVSGAPVTSWDGYDTFYTEKYMGLPYENPTGYEYGSVMHHVHKLKGRLLLVHGMIDENVHFRHTARLVNALVAAGKPYELLIFPDERHMPRRHTDRIYMEERIWEFFERNL; from the exons ATGCAATCAGTTGATGAGAACGAGAGCGAGAACAAGAAATTGAAGCGTTTGAGATCATTAAGTAACAATATGCCTTTGACTGACAACACCACCCCACAAAATGTTGAGGACAGCATTCTTTTTCCTATTGAAGAGATAGTGCAATCACCGTTGCCTGGATATGTGGCGCCGACTTCGATAGGTTTTAGTGCTGATGATAGTTTAGTTACTTGCTTATTTAGTCCTGATCACACCTTGAGTAGGAAGGTTTTTGCTTTTGATCTCAAGAATGGCAAGCAAGAATTGTTTTTTGGTCCCCCTGATGGTGGACTCGATGAGAGTAATATATCAGCGGAAGAGAAGCTGCGGAGGGAGAGGTTGAGAGAACGTGGGCTGGGAGTGACACGGTATGAATGGGTGAAGACAGGCTTGAAGAAGAAAGCAATTATGGTGCCATTGCCTGCAGGG ATTTATTTACAGGAACTCTACTCTCCCAAACCCGAGCTCAAGCTTCCTAGCTCCTCATTATCACCTATTATCGATCCGCATATCTCTCCTGACGGTACCATGCTTTCTTATGTACGGGACAATGAGCTGCATGTTCTAAATTTCTTGTTCAATGAGTCCAAACAATTAACACATGGTGCTCAGGGAAATACAGTG ACTCATGGCGTTGCTGAATATATAGCTCAG GAGGAAATGGACCGAAAGAATGGTTACTGGTGGTCACTTGACAGCCAATTTATTGCATTTACACAAGTTGATTCATCTGAGATACCTCTTTTTAGAATTATGCACCAAGGCAAAAGCTCTGTTGGTTCAGAAGCACAGGAAGACCATCCTTATCCCTTTGCAGGAGCTTCAAATGTCAAAGTTCACCTCGGGGTAGTTTCTGTTCATGGTGGTTCTGTAACTTGGTTGGATCTTCTCTGTGGAGGAACAGAAAAACCAGATAACGAGGATGAATATTTGGCCAGAATCAATTGGATGCATGGAAATATTCTCATAGCTCAAGTTTTGAACAGGtctcattcaaaattaaaacttattaagtttgatatcaaggCGGGGAAAAAAGAAGTCATATATGTGGAAGAACAATTCCCATGGATTAATTTACATGACTGCTTCACTCCTCTGGACAAAGGAATCACTAAATATTCTGAAGGATTCATTTGGGCGAGTGAAAAGACAGGATTTAGACATTTGTATCTGCATGATGCAAATGGGACATGCTTGGGACCAATTACTGAAGGTGACTGGATGGTTGAGCAAATTGCTGGTGTAAATGAGGCTGCTGGAATGATATATTTTACTGCAACTCGAGATGGGCCATTGGAATCGCATCTTTATCGTGCTAAACTGTTCCCAGATGAAAAAAACGCCTTGCAGGCTCCAGTGAGATTAACAAATGGTAAGGGGAAACACTCGGTTGTGCTTGATCACCACTTGCAGAATTTTGTTGATATCCACGATTCCCTCGATTGTCCCCCTAGAGTTTCGCTCTGCTCCTTGATCGATGGAAGAGAAATTATGCCTCTGTTTGAACAGGCTTTCACCATTCCAAGATTTAAAAGGCTGGAACTTGAGCCTCCAAAGATAGTTCAGATACAGGCAAACGATGGGACCATATTGTATGGGGCTTTATATGAGCCTGACCCAACTAGATTTGGACCGCCACCATACAAAACCTTGATCAGTGTGTATGGTGGCCCCAGTGTACAGTATGTATGTGATTCTTGGATAAGTACAGTTGACATGAGAGCACAATATCTTCGGAGCAAAGGCATCTTAGTGTGGAAG TTGGATAACAGAGGAAGTGCTCGTCGTGGGCTAAAGTTTGAAGGTGCTCTGAAAGGAAATCCTGGCCGCTTTGATGCTGAGGATCAGCTTACTGGAGCTGAATGGCTCATTAAACAAGGACTGGCAAAAGCTGGTCATATTGGGTTGTATGGATGGAGTTATGGGGGATATATGTCAGCTATGATCTTGGCAAGGTTCCCTGATGTCTTCTGTTGTGCAGTCTCTGGTGCACCTGTAACCTCCTGGGATGGATATGACACATTTTATACTGAGAAATACATGGGATTGCCTTATGAGAATCCAACAGGCTATGAGTACGGCTCTGTGATGCATCATGTGCACAAGTTAAAAGGGAGGTTGTTACTGGTGCATGGGATGATTGATGAAAATGTGCATTTTAGACACACTGCAAGGCTTGTCAATGCACTCGTGGCAGCTGGAAAACCCTATGAACTATTAATTTTTCCGGACGAACGACACATGCCCCGTCGGCATACGGACCGAATTTACATGGAAGAGAGAATTTGGGAGTTCTTCGAGAGAAATCTGtga
- the LOC133675270 gene encoding F-box/kelch-repeat protein At3g23880-like has translation MAASICSSFNNDMVIDILARLPVKTLLRFKSVSKPMLSVITNPRFITSHLHQSTKNSSLVFHFSHDEFPISMLYYTEPTTLRVVHIPPSMKDHSLKPRIRIKGSCGGLLFMEIYFGCCMFHYGFWNPATRQFKKVTGPQQCINLLAEGFGYGSKINDYKLVRIGYFLHPRTLITRYDRRRVDSVVRALVFSWKTDSWRTVEDGALLGGRFSDAVAVKGELCWKVSGVENLANEVVLAFDSDTDTFRRIELPGLNQSSPNYSMTITGFKDSLGLFVFLEGSSNSSFDLWVLNESRMGGNNKSWSKLLTVGPMSRIGWPISAWRGKIILKSPNEKDGFFLYDPISQEVIDVPISSSGAYDYAETLASVDGTSNLMLEDAPL, from the coding sequence ATGGCGGCTAGCATCTGCTCCTCCTTCAACAATGACATGGTCATAGATATTCTTGCCAGACTACCGGTCAAAACCCTCCTTCGTTTCAAATCTGTTTCTAAACCCATGCTCTCCGTCATCACCAACCCTAGATTTATCACCTCCCATCTACACCAATCCACCAAAAACTCCTCCCTCGTATTTCATTTTTCTCACGATGAGTTCCCCATATCAATGCTCTACTACACTGAACCTACCACTCTCCGTGTCGTGCATATACCACCATCTATGAAGGATCATTCTCTCAAACCACGTATACGTATTAAGGGTTCCTGTGGCGGTTTGCTATTCATGGAAATCTACTTTGGTTGCTGTATGTTTCATTATGGTTTTTGGAATCCTGCTACCAGACAGTTCAAGAAAGTTACAGGGCCCCAGCAGTGTATAAATCTTCTTGCTGAAGGGTTTGGCTATGGCAGCAAGATTAATGACTATAAGTTAGTCAGAATTGGGTATTTCTTGCACCCTCGCACTCTAATAACTCGTTACGATAGAAGGCGAGTGGATTCTGTTGTTCGAGCTTTGGTGTTCTCTTGGAAAACAGATTCTTGGAGAACAGTTGAAGACGGTGCGCTGCTTGGCGGTCGCTTTAGCGATGCTGTTGCTGTGAAGGGTGAATTGTGTTGGAAGGTAAGTGGAGTAGAAAATTTGGCCAACGAAGTAGTCCTTGCATTTGATTCTGACACTGATACGTTTAGAAGGATAGAGCTGCCGGGTTTGAATCAATCGAGTCCGAACTATTCGATGACTATCACTGGATTCAAGGATTCTCTCGGACTCTTTGTATTTCTCGAAGGTAGTTCAAACTCAAGTTTTGATCTATGGGTGCTGAATGAGAGTAGAATGGGTGGTAATAACAAGAGCTGGAGTAAGTTGCTTACTGTTGGGCCAATGTCAAGAATTGGATGGCCAATATCGGCATGGAGAGGCAAAATAATCCTGAAGAGCCCGAATGAAAAAGATGGTTTTTTCTTGTATGATCCAATTAGCCAAGAAGTCATTGATGTTCCAATATCAAGTTCTGGAGCTTATGATTATGCGGAGACTCTAGCTTCAGTTGATGGAACATCCAATCTTATGCTGGAGGATGCCCCTCTCTGA
- the LOC133675735 gene encoding phosphatidylinositol 4-kinase gamma 3-like, producing MSMASVALSPVHDESLDSHRNFPWLCGLHSSDSIVIFLAVGRSIIPLQVMESDSIASVKLRIQASKGFFVKKQKLVFEGRELARGNSQVRDYGVADGKVLHLVVRLPNLQAITVGTVCGKVYKFHVDRGRSVGYVKKQLAKRGEGLVLVDQELVCDGEELEDQRLITDICKSNDAVIHLLIRKSARVRGNPVENDFELSIEALDLNEKKADCVGEHQQGAFSMGCRVIERKPLLREFLLEPLIVNSKIQLPLVIRELLKSTFNGLERGNEPIRSSEGSGGAYFMQDSSGQKYVSIFKPIDEEPMAVNNPQGLPLSIDGEGLKRGTRVGEGALREVAAYILDHPKSGPRSFSGEERGFAGVPPTAMVKCLHRGFNHPDGYEFDSKNIKIGSLQMFMENNGSCEDRGPSSFPVAEVHKISVLDIRLANADRHAGNILVSKDSEHGQIVLIPIDHGYCFPTNFEDCTFDWLYWPQAQKPYSHDTVEYIKALDAEQDIALLRFHGWDMPPECARTLCISTMLLKKGAERGLTPFAIGSIMCRETMRKESVIEQIVQEAQDAVLPGSGEATFLEAVSLIMDRHLDKLSS from the exons ATGTCGATGGCTAGTGTAGCTCTTAGTCCTGTGCATGATGAGTCTTTAGATTCTCATCGCAATTTCCCTTGGCTGTGTGGTCTGCACTCTAGCGACTCTATTGTAATTTTTCTTGCTGTTGGGAGATCAATCATTCCATTGCAAGTTATGGAGTCAGATTCGATTGCTTCGGTGAAGCTGAGGATTCAAGCTTCCAAAGGTTTTTTTGTGAAGAAgcaaaaattagtttttgagGGGAGGGAACTAGCACGGGGCAATTCTCAAGTGAGAGATTATGGTGTTGCAGATGGAAAAGTACTGCATTTGGTGGTCAGGCTTCCGAATCTCCAAGCTATAACGGTTGGGACTGTTTGTGGGAAAGTGTACAAGTTTCATGTTGATAGGGGTAGAAGTGTGGGCTATGTTAAGAAGCAGTTAGCTAAGAGAGGGGAAGGTTTAGTTCTTGTTGATCAAGAACTGGTATGTGATGGTGAGGAGCTTGAAGACCAGAGGCTCATTACTGATATTTGCAAAAGTAATGATGCTGTGATTCACCTGCTCATCCGCAAATCAGCCAGAGTAAGGGGAAATCCTGTTGAGAACGATTTTGAATTGTCTATTGAGGCATTGGATTTGAATGAGAAGAAAGCTGACTGTGTAGGAGAGCACCAACAGGGTGCTTTTTCTATGGGATGTAGGGTTATAGAGAGGAAACCACTATTACGAGAATTCCTCCTGGAACCTCTAATTGTCAATTCCAAAATCCAACTGCCATTAGTTATCAGAGAGCTATTAAAGTCTACTTTCAATGGGTTGGAGAGGGGCAATGAACCAATTCGATCTTCTGAGGGATCTGGGGGAGCTTATTTCATGCAAGATTCATCTGGTCAGAAATATGTTTCTATCTTTAAACCAATTGATGAGGAGCCAATGGCTGTAAATAATCCTCAGGGGCTACCCTTGTCAATTGATGGTGAGGGATTGAAGAGAGGCACAAGAGTAGGAGAAGGTGCACTGCGGGAAGTTGCAGCTTACATCTTGGATCATCCAAAGAGTGGACCACGCTCATTTTCTGGTGAGGAGAGAGGCTTTGCTGGGGTTCCACCCACAGCAATGGTCAAGTGCCTCCACAGAGGATTCAATCATCCCGATGGTTATGAATTTGATTCCAAGAATATCAAAATTGGTTCATTGCAGATGTTCATGGAGAATAATGGAAGTTGTGAAGATAGGGGCCCTAGTTCTTTCCCTGTTGCTGAGGTGCACAAAATCTCTGTGTTGGACATTAGATTGGCCAATGCAGATAGGCATGCTGGGAACATATTGGTCAGTAAAGATAGTGAACATGGCCAGATTGTGCTTATTCCAATTGATCATGGCTACTGCTTTCCTACAAAT TTTGAGGATTGCACATTTGACTGGCTTTACTGGCCTCAGGCTCAAAAACCGTACTCTCATGACACTGTTGAGTACATCAAAGCTCTGGATGCTGAGCAGGATATTGCACTTCTCAGGTTTCATGGGTGGGATATGCCACCCGAGTGTGCTCGCACCCTCTGTATCTCCACAATGCTCCTGAAGAAGGGAGCAGAGAGAGGTCTTACTCCCTTTGCCATTGGAAGCATCATGTGCAGGGAAACAATGAGGAAGGAATCTGTGATTGAGCAGATTGTGCAAGAAGCTCAGGATGCTGTTCTCCCAGGAAGCGGTGAGGCTACCTTCCTTGAAGCAGTATCACTAATCATGGATCGTCATCTTGATAAGCTGTCCTCGTGA
- the LOC133675734 gene encoding probable pectinesterase/pectinesterase inhibitor 34: MDFGRLGPTESDPGEGSGTSFNINEPQLATSRVSPTRKKRIIFLAIFSIALIAASATAALLLGIRTKASGQPGPSSLTHRKPTQAISKTCSKTRFPNLCVSSLLDFPGSVSASESDLVHISFNMTLQHFSKALYLSSAISYVNMETRVRSAFDDCLELLDDSIDALSRSLSTVAPSHGGGTGGGSPADVVTWLSAALTNQDTCSEGFDGVNGAVKNQMTGRLKDLTELVSNCLAIFSSANGDDFSGVPVQNKRRLLTENEDISYEENFPRWLGRRDRKLLDVPVPAIHADIIVSGDGNGTCKTISEAIKKAPEYSTRRTVIYVRAGRYEENNLKVGRKKWNLMFIGDGKGKTIISGGKSVFNNLTTFHTASFAATGAGFIARDMTFENWAGPAKHQAVALRVGADHAVVYRCNIIGYQDTLYVHSNRQFFRECDIYGTVDFIFGNAAVVFQNCSIYARKPMAFQKNTITAQNRKDPNQNTGISIHACRILATSDLTPLKGSFPTFLGRPWKLYSRTVYMLSYIGDHVHPRGWLEWNTTFALDTLYYGEYMNYGPGGAVGQRVKWPGYRVVTSTIEASKFTVAQFIYGSSWLPSTGVSFLAGLSL; the protein is encoded by the exons ATGGATTTTGGGAGGCTCGGGCCAACAGAATCCGATCCGGGAGAAGGATCCGGTACTTCATTTAACATCAACGAGCCACAACTTGCCACGTCACGGGTTTCCCCAACGAGAAAAAAGAGAATCATCTTCCTTGCCATCTTCTCCATCGCATTGATCGCTGCTTCGGCCACGGCCGCGCTCCTCCTCGGGATTCGGACCAAGGCATCGGGTCAGCCCGGCCCGAGCAGTCTTACTCACCGGAAACCGACCCAGGCCATCTCCAAGACCTGCAGCAAAACTCGCTTCCCTAATCTCTGTGTCAGCTCGCTCCTCGACTTCCCCGGCTCAGTCAGTGCGTCCGAGTCAGACTTGGTTCACATTTCCTTCAACATGACTCTGCAACACTTCAGCAAAGCTCTGTACCTATCCTCGGCAATCTCCTATGTCAATATGGAGACACGTGTACGGTCAGCATTTGATGATTGCCTCGAGCTACTGGATGACTCCATAGAcgctctctctcgctctctttCCACCGTCGCACCATCCCACGGCGGGGGAACTGGCGGCGGATCGCCGGCTGATGTAGTCACGTGGCTGAGCGCGGCGTTGACGAACCAGGACACGTGCTCGGAGGGATTCGATGGAGTTAACGGAGCTGTCAAGAATCAGATGACGGGGAGGTTGAAGGATTTGACGGAGCTGGTCAGTAATTGTTTGGCAATATTCTCATCGGCAAATGGAGACGACTTCTCAGGAGTGCCGGTACAGAATAAGAGGAGACTACTGACGGAGAATGAAGACATATCGTATGAGGAGAATTTCCCGAGATGGTTAGGGAGGAGAGACAGGAAATTACTGGATGTGCCAGTACCGGCGATACATGCCGATATTATCGTGTCGGGAGATGGGAATGGAACGTGCAAGACAATATCCGAGGCGATAAAAAAGGCGCCTGAGTATAGTACTCGGCGAACTGTAATTTACGTGAGGGCAGGAAG gtaCGAAGAGAATAACTTGAAAGTTGGGAGGAAGAAATGGAATTTAATGTTCATCGGAGATGGGAAGGGAAAGACTATAATCTCAGGAGGCAAGAGTGTTTTTAACAACCTTACCACATTCCATACAGCATCCTTTG CTGCAACAGGAGCTGGTTTTATTGCTCGAGACATGACATTTGAGAATTGGGCGGGTCCAGCCAAGCACCAAGCAGTGGCTCTTCGAGTCGGTGCAGACCATGCTGTGGTCTACAGGTGCAACATCATTGGCTACCAAGACACCCTTTATGTGCATTCAAATCGCCAATTCTTCAGGGAATGTGACATCTATGGAACTGTAGATTTCATATTTGGCAATGCTGCAGTTGTGTTTCAGAACTGCAGCATATACGCCAGGAAACCGATGGCCTTCCAAAAAAACACCATCACTGCCCAAAATCGTAAGGACCCTAATCAAAATACAGGCATATCAATCCACGCTTGCAGGATCCTTGCCACTTCAGACCTCACACCGTTGAAAGGCAGCTTCCCGACATTTCTCGGCCGTCCATGGAAGCTGTACTCTAGAACTGTGTACATGTTATCATACATAGGCGATCATGTTCATCCAAGAGGGTGGCTAGAATGGAACACAACATTTGCACTCGACACATTATACTATGGTGAATACATGAACTACGGACCCGGTGGGGCAGTCGGGCAAAGGGTTAAATGGCCTGGCTACCGGGTCGTTACATCGACCATCGAAGCAAGTAAATTCACCGTGGCACAGTTCATTTATGGATCATCTTGGTTGCCTTCTACCGGGGTGTCATTTTTAGCTGGCCTCTCACTTTAA